A region of Mesorhizobium sp. AR02 DNA encodes the following proteins:
- a CDS encoding SDR family oxidoreductase has product MDLKDKTILITGSTDGVGRVVAQRLGAAGARVLVHGRDAARGKAAVAEIEAAGGKAEFFAADLASLAEVRRLAEAVRARTNRLDILINNAGIGTAGAKRQISADGYELRFAVNYLAGFLLTAELLPLLKASVPARIVNVASAGQQAIDFGDVMLTHGYSGVRAYCQSKLAQILFTVDLAEQLKGTGVTVNALHPASYMDTTMVRQAGVTPWSSVETGADAIVNLATSPALEGRAGLYFDGLRESRADAQAYDARARQQLRSLSLDLVGPASSKSKEQHS; this is encoded by the coding sequence ATGGACCTGAAAGACAAGACAATCCTCATCACCGGCTCGACCGACGGCGTCGGTCGCGTCGTGGCACAAAGGCTGGGTGCCGCCGGCGCCCGCGTGCTGGTGCACGGTCGCGATGCGGCGCGCGGCAAGGCAGCGGTTGCCGAAATCGAAGCCGCTGGCGGCAAGGCCGAGTTCTTCGCCGCCGACCTCGCCTCGCTGGCCGAAGTTCGCCGCCTCGCCGAAGCTGTCCGCGCCAGGACGAACCGGCTCGACATCCTCATCAACAATGCCGGCATCGGTACGGCAGGCGCCAAACGACAGATCAGCGCCGACGGCTACGAACTGCGCTTCGCGGTCAACTATCTCGCCGGTTTCCTGCTGACCGCGGAGCTTCTGCCGCTGCTGAAGGCCAGCGTGCCGGCGCGCATCGTCAATGTCGCCTCGGCCGGCCAGCAGGCGATCGATTTCGGCGATGTCATGCTGACCCATGGCTATAGCGGCGTGCGCGCCTACTGCCAGAGCAAGCTGGCGCAGATCCTGTTCACCGTCGATCTGGCGGAACAGTTGAAAGGCACCGGGGTCACCGTCAATGCGCTGCATCCGGCGAGCTACATGGACACGACCATGGTCCGGCAGGCAGGCGTGACGCCATGGAGTTCGGTGGAGACCGGCGCCGATGCCATCGTCAATCTCGCCACCTCACCCGCGCTCGAAGGACGCGCTGGCCTCTATTTCGACGGCCTGCGCGAATCTCGCGCCGACGCCCAGGCCTACGACGCCAGGGCAAGACAGCAATTGCGAAGCCTGAGCCTCGACCTTGTCGGCCCGGCCTCCTCAAAATCGAAGGAACAACACTCATGA
- a CDS encoding SDR family oxidoreductase, giving the protein MTDRTEHTVIIGGSSGIGLATARKLIGPGMKVTITGRNQDKLNSAWKSLGGAADKVAFDASKPDEVRQFFERLGPFDHLVLAASGGKGLGPFATLDLADIGSGVEEKVRPQLSCLQAALPTLNRSGSVTFISAVSAQVTMPGVAGIGAVNGMLLTVTPILAVELKPLRVNVVAPGVIDTPWWDFLPDEQRQAVFAEYAGKTPVGRIGRAEDVASAIAFLVSNGFMTGQVLTCDGGLRFAA; this is encoded by the coding sequence ATGACCGACAGAACCGAACACACAGTCATCATCGGCGGCTCGTCCGGCATCGGCCTGGCGACCGCGCGCAAGCTGATTGGTCCCGGCATGAAGGTGACGATCACCGGGCGCAACCAGGACAAGCTCAACAGCGCCTGGAAGAGCCTTGGCGGTGCTGCCGACAAGGTGGCGTTCGATGCGTCCAAGCCGGATGAGGTCCGTCAGTTCTTCGAGCGCCTCGGCCCGTTCGACCACCTCGTTCTGGCGGCGAGCGGCGGCAAGGGCCTTGGCCCCTTCGCGACGCTCGACCTTGCCGACATCGGCAGCGGCGTCGAGGAGAAGGTGCGGCCGCAACTGTCCTGCCTGCAGGCGGCATTGCCGACGCTCAACAGATCGGGATCGGTCACCTTCATATCGGCGGTGTCGGCTCAGGTCACCATGCCCGGCGTCGCCGGCATCGGTGCCGTCAACGGTATGCTGCTGACCGTGACACCGATCCTGGCTGTCGAGCTGAAGCCGCTGCGCGTCAACGTCGTGGCGCCCGGCGTCATCGACACGCCGTGGTGGGATTTTTTGCCCGACGAACAGCGGCAGGCGGTCTTTGCCGAATATGCCGGCAAGACGCCTGTGGGCAGGATCGGCCGCGCCGAGGACGTCGCCTCGGCGATAGCCTTCCTTGTTTCCAACGGTTTCATGACTGGCCAGGTGCTGACCTGCGATGGCGGCTTGCGATTTGCCGCGTGA